The nucleotide window GCCTCATCACATACTCTGCTCAACAGGATCATATCGGCGCAAAAGAGAGAATTCGCAATGACTGATCTCGGTCGCCTACATCATTTCCTAGGAATCAAAGCCGACTTCAACGCAGACGGTCTGTTCCTCAGTCAATCGACCTATGCTCGAGATATCATCGCTCGTGCAAACATTACAGACTGCAAACCTGTTTCTACACCGGTTGACGTCAAATCCAATCTATCAGCTGAAGATGGCGAAAGAATTCCTAATCCTACTGAATATTATAGTCTTGTTGGGGCATTGCAGTATCTGACTTTCACGCGCCCGGACATATCGTACGCAGTCCACCAGATTTGTCTCTATATGCATGATCCACGAATCCCTAACCTGCAGGCTCTCAAGCGAATCATAAGATACATTAAGGGAACTATTCATCATGGACAGTAGCTTTACAAAGGCAAGATCGACACACTGACTGCATATGCAGACGCGGACTGGGCCGGTTGTCCCGATACGCGAAGATCAACATCAGACTTCGGTGTTTTCTTTGGCTCAACGTTGGTCTCTTGGTCATCAAAGCGACAGCCAACTGTTTCAAGATCAAGTTCTGAAGCGGAGTACAAAGGGGTTGCCAACACTGTTGCAGAACTCAGCTGGATAAGAAACTTGATGCTGGAACTTCATTTCAAGATCACCAAAGCCTCAATCGTTTACTGTGATAACATTGGCTCAGTGTACCTATCTTCTAACCCTGTCAAACATCAAAGGAACAAACATGTGGAACTTGACATACACTTTGTCAGGGAGAAGGTCGCTATTGG belongs to Brassica oleracea var. oleracea cultivar TO1000 unplaced genomic scaffold, BOL UnpScaffold01493, whole genome shotgun sequence and includes:
- the LOC106321370 gene encoding uncharacterized mitochondrial protein AtMg00810-like; amino-acid sequence: MTDLGRLHHFLGIKADFNADGLFLSQSTYARDIIARANITDCKPVSTPVDVKSNLSAEDGERIPNPTEYYSLVGALQYLTFTRPDISYALYKGKIDTLTAYADADWAGCPDTRRSTSDFGVFFGSTLVSWSSKRQPTVSRSSSEAEYKGVANTVAELSWIRNLMLELHFKITKASIVYCDNIGSVYLSSNPVKHQRNKHVELDIHFVREKVAIGEVKVLHVPTSLQYADILTKGLPTTLFEEFRISLNVIPYDASTAGG